The following proteins are co-located in the Plasmodium vinckei vinckei genome assembly, chromosome: PVVCY_11 genome:
- a CDS encoding RNA-binding protein, putative: MNNTNKVNGEYEIKEGNNSNSTKTLWVGDLDKIKDEKVDENYILYCMFYEFSEDIIKIKLCKEKNSQKNSYAFIEFTSYDIAKYCFEQLNGKWIPGKINKFKLNWAKYNLADNVNSNDKNLNIELDDKGTYSIYVGSLPKSTTKEEIESLFSSFYSSICFVKIIKNTQKNQNKVYCFIHFFNYDECVRALTEMDGYIFKGYKIKVSKSNGIKIANSDMNNYYNNNKNFEKNTNNIKLLNANNYNPNNFNQNNYFINPYNQASYSPNNYNAINYNSMNYNSINYNQNRYPIGNNTQNGYNSNNPNMLINQGGEQANECNGNANPINGNNNNNNTNMNENAPQNKNMFLYYNNGNSELNNPYDINYYNQMNSNVNSYATYGNTANSNTNNNSIPYNTNNYSGALNQLNYYSNQMTQMNNYNGDALNNNKAYNDDGVVMNNNNSTNNNTNNNNDDNNNMHNYAEDHTYLNNYMCDNNNLDNFNVDLKNENNDEQNSLSNQK; this comes from the coding sequence atgaataatacaAACAAAGTAAATGGAGAATATGAAATCAAAGAAGGGAATAATTCCAATAGTACTAAAACACTATGGGTAGGGGACTTGGACAAGATAAAAGATGAAAAGGttgatgaaaattatattttgtattgtatgttttatgaattttctgaagatataataaaaataaaattatgtaaagaaaaaaattctcaaaaaaattcatatgCTTTTATAGAATTTACGAGTTATGATATTGCAAAATATTGTTTTGAGCAATTAAATGGGAAATGGATACCTGggaaaattaataaatttaagtTGAATTGGGCAAAATATAATCTTGCTGATAATGTAAATTcgaatgataaaaatttaaatatagaattAGATGACAAAGGAACATATTCTATATATGTTGGTAGTTTACCAAAAAGTACAACAAAAGAAGAAATTGAAAGTTTATTTTCTAGTTTTTATAGTAGCATTTGCTttgttaaaataattaagaATACgcaaaaaaatcaaaataaggTTTATTgctttattcatttttttaattatgaCGAATGTGTCAGAGCATTAACCGAAATGGAtggttatatttttaaaggatataaaattaaagttAGTAAATCGAATGGAATTAAAATAGCTAATTCCgatatgaataattattataacaataataaaaattttgaaaagaatacaaacaatataaaactattgaatgcaaataattacaatcctaataattttaatcaaaataattatttcataaaCCCTTATAACCAAGCCAGCTATAGTCCAAATAATTACAACgcaattaattataattcaaTGAATTATAATTCTATTAACTATAATCAAAACAGGTATCCTATAGGAAACAATACACAAAATGGTTATAATTCAAACAACCCTAATATGCTGATTAACCAAGGGGGAGAGCAAGCAAACGAGTGCAATGGCAATGCAAATCCTATTAACgggaataataataacaacaaTACCAACATGAATGAAAATGCACCCCAAAACAAAAACATGTTCCTTTACTATAACAATGGGAATAgtgaattaaataatccatatgatataaattattataatcagATGAATTCTAATGTTAATTCTTATGCTACTTATGGAAATACAGCAAATAGTAATaccaataataatagtatcccgtataatacaaataattattcagGTGCATTAAATCAGTTGAATTATTATAGTAATCAGATGACACAAATGAATAACTACAATGGAGAtgcattaaataataataaagccTATAATGATGATGGAGTAGTAAtgaataacaataatagcaccaataataatactaacaataataatgatgataataataatatgcataactATGCAGAAGATCATACAtacttaaataattatatgtgtGATAACAACAATTTAGATAATTTTAATGTGGAtcttaaaaatgaaaataatgatgaacAAAATAGTTTGTCTAATCAGAAATAa
- a CDS encoding amino acid transporter, putative, with product MVNNIEILDYCHSGNDVVSNIVSYKKNNDNYNYREKYDDGNTGISKNNMGINSNYNNVFMFNNKRGDEANQTGTNMENITPYINIDSLENKTKINLIDKSGKDDNMRNHGYYQNKSDNKKKNSKNSKNSSNKYVSLAHEKDNDQEINEKEKNKLNEENGTNTKKTWQKRAFSPFTPGGVRSSTVLFLCTAIGVGLLSIPYVFSHLGIILSIILILLNSLESYIATNILCMSSLEHNIFVYGSLLEKIGNKYYKTLIDFGLTFSFLSGYVLILILMTDYLSNVLHAFNFPSFICNRVFITIVICLLELPLTFRKHIDSINYFLIFSLFSITLTVLTVGYQSRYYMNLLPDKNVSLFKINKNFFKCFNILLFSFSQQSNACFIAGQFNQPTQRRITKSESRSIIIQVIFYTLFGLLGYLSFLNTTKDNIILNYEETNMSILLCKFFLCISFFFSIPLNFIATYPSMMSLYTTIRNNIQKSYSVLFRRNDYLPFLSNILRYDTENPYGEYTQDGNTENSNVAESQEDDMFRRKFTAVFVTCLCAFVEFNVSKISNFIGIFGGFTSSIISCILPNLIYYKNMHTFKNKTERYATLALLCFFSVMGVVSSIVTAFIIIR from the exons atggttaataatatagagaTATTAGATTATTGCCATTCTGGAAATGATGTGGTTTCAAATATAGtgagttataaaaaaaacaatgacaattataattatcGGGAGAAATATGATGATGGCAATACAGGaataagtaaaaataatatgggAATTAATTCCAATTATAACAACgtttttatgtttaataataaaagaggAGATGAAGCAAACCAAACAGGCACCAATATGGAAAACATAACtccatatataaatatagatagcttagaaaacaaaacaaaaataaatttaattgaCAAAAGTGGTAAAGATGATAATATGAGGAACCATGGGTATTACCAAAATAAGAGTGATAATAAGAAGAAGAATAGTAAAAACAGTAAAAATAGCAGTAATAAGTATGTTTCATTAGCTCATGAAAAAGATAATGATCAAGAGATAaatgaaaaggaaaaaaacaaattaaatgaagaaaacgggacaaatacaaaaaaaacatggCAGAAGAGAGCATTTAGTCCATTTACACCTGGTGGTGTAAGATCAAGTacagttttatttttatgtacagCTATTGGTGTAGGTCTTTTATCAATTCCATACGTTTTTTCACACCTTGGGATAATTTTGAGTATTAtacttatattattaaactCACTTGAATCCTACATAGctacaaatattttgtgCATGTCATCACTTGAAcacaatatatttgtatatggaagtttattagaaaaaatcgggaataaatattacaaaacACTTATTGATTTTGGTCtaacattttcatttttatcaggatatgtattaatattaatattgatGACTGATTATTTAAGTAATGTTTTACACGCCTTTAATTTCCCCAGTTTTATTTGCAATCGTGTATTTATAACGATAGTTATATGCTTATTAGAACTCCCATTGACATTTAGAAAGCATATAGATtctattaattattttttaattttttcattattttctataacACTAACTGTATTAACAGTTGGATATCAAAGCagatattatatgaatttacTACcagataaaaatgtttcattatttaaaataaataagaatttttttaaatgttttaatatattgttattttcattttcacaACAATCAAATGCTTGCTTTATAGCTGGACAATTTAATCAACCAACACAAAGAAGAATAACAAAATCAGAATCAAGaagtataataatacaagttattttttatacattatttGGTTTATTAGGATATTTAtcctttttaaatacaacCAAAGATaacattatattaaattatgaaGAAACAAATATGTCGATACTTTTatgcaaattttttttatgtatatccttctttttttcaattccattaaattttattgcGACATATCCTAGTATGATGTCTTTATATACAACAATCCGTAATAATATCCAAAAATCATATTCCGTTTTATTCAGAAGAAATGACTATTTGCCATTTTTGTCAAATATTTTACGCTATGATACCGAAAACCCATATGGTGAATATACACAAGATGGAAATACAGAAAACTCAAATGTAGCTGAATCGCAGGAAGATGATATGTTTCGACGAAAATTCACCGCAGTTTTCGTTACTTGCTTATGTGCTTTTGTAGAATTTAACGTTAGTAAAATATCAAACTTTATAGGTATCTTTGGTGGATTTACTTCGTCCATTATATCATG TATCTTACCcaatttgatatattataaaaatatgcatacttTTAAGAACAAAACCGAGAGGTATGCAACCTTAGCCctattatgttttttttcggTAATGGGGGTGGTTTCATCTATAGTTACCGCATTTATCATAATACGTTAG